Below is a window of Actinomycetes bacterium DNA.
CGGCTCGGCGCAGGACGCCGCACAGGTAGGTCAGGAAGGGGACGAACAGTACCAGGCCGATCACGGCGACGCGGAGCCTGAGGCCGGGATCTGCGATGAAGCTGGCGCCGAAGAGCAGGCTCGCGTACAGGATGCCGCTCGTGCCTGCCAGGCGGGCCGTGGTCTTGTCCGACATCGTTCACCTCCAAGGTGTGGGTGTTTGACGGTCGGTTCGAGGCTAGAGCGGCGGGCTTGCCGTGGCGTCGCCCGCGGTTGGTATCTCGGGTCCGCAGCCAGGGCGATGTTCGGGCCGGGTTGATCCGCAGCCAGGGTGATGACCAGCAGCGCCAGGCGGGTTACCGTCGCCGCATGAGACCCCTGGTGGTGCAGGAACGGGCGGCGCGCTGTTTGCCCCCTCGGTGACGCGGCGGCTGATCGAGGAGTTCAGCCGCCGCCTGCCGGCCAACCGCGAACTCCCTGCGGGGCTGGCCGACCTGACCCCTCGGGAGGTCGAGGTGCTCAAGCTGCTCGCCCGCGGCCTGTCCAACGCCGAGGTCGCCCAGACCCTGTATCTGAGCGAGCACACCGCAAGGACGCACGTGGCCCGCATCCTCGCCAAGCTCGGCCTGCGCGACCGCACCCAGGCCGTCGTGCTCGCCTACGAGTCCGGGCTCGTGCGGCCAGGCGCAGACCAGTCGGGCGCCGACCCGACCAAGCCCCGCCGGCCCTGAGCACGTTCCCGCAGCAAGGCCAGCGGCGGGCACCCGGCATGGCTGACCGGGTGCCCGCTGCCAGCGGTGACCAGGATGCTGACCGGGTGCCCGCCGCTGGCGGTGACCAGGATGCGGGGACGCGGCTTGTCAGTCGTCGGCGGCCATGTATGCGTCCACGTCGTCGACTGACAGGCCTCGGAACTGTGGGAGGTGGCCGTAGGTCTTCGTGATCTTCTTCGCCGCCTTCTCGAAGGCGCTGCGGTCGAGACCGTGGAAGGTGATCTTCGCAGGTTCGGCCTCGGCGAACTCCTGGCCGACCACGATCCCGGACTTCGCCCCCACCGAGCTCGCATAACGGAACTCGCTCCGGAGATGCCTGATGGATCCGTCGCGGCCCGACGTGAAGTTGCGGTAGGCCATCACCAGGACGTAGGCGTCGGGAAGGTCCTTCAGCATGTCGATGAGATGGAAGGCGGCAGGCTTGGTCGCTGCGTTGAAGGTGACCGGGCCGGGGGACTCGCCTTCCCCGTCGAACCAGAAGGGGATGGCGAAGCCGAGTTGCAGGCGGCCGTTGACGGGTTGGGCGTGCACCTCCTGATACGCCTGCACGATGCCCTGGAGCGTCTCGAGGTAGGCGACCAGCGCGGACTGCTCGTCGTCGAAGAAGCTCGGGTCCAGGTACGGCTCGATGTCGACTTGGACGCCTTGGAGGCGCTCGCTGGCGGTGGCGGTGGCGTTGTACTGACCGACGAGCCGGACGAGCTTGGGCCCGAGGTAGCGGCGTTCGGGTTCGGTCCAGGTGGGGCTGGCGCCGACTGCGTGGACGGCCAGGCCGAAGCTCGAGGCGTTCGCCACGAACTGCTTGATCTTGAGGCTGAGCTCGCCGAGGCGGGCCTGCTGTTCAGGGGTATCCGGCAGATCGGCGACATCGAGGTACTCGCCGAGGTCGATGTAGACGGTGGTGAATCCATGCCGGCGGAGGAAGCGAAGGCGCGCACGGCTCGCGCCGCTGGCGAGCTCGCTGATGCTGTGCCACTCGTAGACGGCGAGTCCGTGACGCTGCAGCTTCCTCGCACCCGAGGAGGGTCCGGCGACGGCGGCCTGAGTACCGCCCATGACAAGCGAGATCACGGCAGTGCAGACGAGGATCCTGGCGAGGGTCGCTCTGCGCATCCACGCTCCTCCCGACGAGTCGTCGCGGTCGATGAAGGCTCATCGGCGGCTTGGCGGTGCAGTTGAGGGTCAGGGTGACGCCCGGCCGGCGAGGCGCACATGGCCCTCGCGAATCGAACATCGCCCGCGACAGCCGCGATCTGCTCAAGCTGACCCTCGGCCAGGCCGACAACTTGCCCATCGTTGCTCAAGCCGACCCTTGGCCAAGCCGACAGCTTGCCCATCGTTGCCAATAAGGAGGGACGCCAAGTTGACGCAGACGCCGCGTACCACTGATGCCCGGATCCTCGTCGTGGACGACGAGCGGGTCAACGTCATCCTCTTGGAGCGCATCCTCCAGCAGGACGGGTACAGCAAGGTCAGGAGCACCAGCGACGCGTACAAGGCCGCGGCCCTCTACGACGAGTTCGAGCCCGACCTGGTCCTGCTCGACCTCCACATGCCCGGGCTGGACGGCTTCGCGGTGATGGAGCAGCTCGAGAGCCGGACTCCGCGTGACACCTTCCTGCCGATCATCATCCTGACAGCCGACATCAGGCCTGAGGTCAAGCGGCGGGCGCTGGCGGCCGGGGCGAAGGACTTCGTCACCAAGCCGTTCGACCGCACCGAGGTGCTGCTGCGGATCCAGAACCTGCTCGAGACGCGGTTCCTCCACCTCCGCCTCGACCGCCAGGTGGTCAGGCAGGGTCAGGGGACCTGAGTGGAACTGCACATGTGGCGTCGCTACGGCGACGCCGCCTACACCCTGGTGACCCTCGCGATCTTCGGCTTCGAGACGCTCGCGCTCGGCTGGCTGAGCCTCTCGTTCCTGCTGGGCAGGGCGACGGGCATCGCATCCACGCGGGTCGAGGGCGTGCTGCTCGCGACGGTGACCTCCACGGCGTCGGCGCTGGCGCTGCTCGGGCTCTACCTCCTCACCTACCACTTCACCAGCTCGCTGCGGGACCGGTGGCACGTGGAACGGCTCGACCAGTGGACCGAGCGGTGGATCGCGCTCGCGCTCGAGGACGTCCCCGCCGAGGCGGCTGCCGACACCCCCAGGCTGCGCCGGCTGCCCCGAGCCGCGGTGGACGCGGTGCTCAGCCTCCTGGAGGTCGTCAAGGGAGACGAGGGCGACAGGCTGAAGGCGGTGCTGGAGCGCCACGGCGTCGACCGCTTGTTCCTGCGGCAGCTGCAGAAGGGACACCTCGCGGCGCGGCTCGACGCGATCGAGGGCCTCGGGAAGGCACGCCTGCCGCAGGCGCTCGACCCGTTGCTCTCGCTCCTCCAGCACCCCAAGCCGGTGGTGCGGCGGATGGCCGTCCGGGCTGCCGCCGGCACCCTGGCGACCATGGCACCGGAGCCGGGGCGGGACGGCCCGGCAGGCAGGTTCATCCAGGCGCTTCAGGGGGCCTCCCTCCAGCCGGGGGTGGTCCAGGAGTCGCTGCTGCTCCTCGAGACCAGGGCCGGCGTGGTGCTGCGCGACCTGATGGCCGAGCCCGACCTGGATGACTCGCTGCGCTGGGTCGTGCTCGAGACCACCGGGCGGCTCGGCCTGGCGGACATGGCCGAGGAGGTTGCCGCGTCCACCGTCCATCCGGACCCGGAGCTGCGCGCGGCCGCCTTCCGCGCCCTGCACCGCCTGGGGTCGGTCCCTGAAGGCGCGCAGGCGTCGCTCCTGGCCGCGCTGGACGACGAGGTCGACTTCGTCCGGGTCCAGGCCGCCCATGCGGCAGCCTTCCTCTCGGCCGGGGCGGTGCTCCCGGCGCTCGAGTCCCGGCTGGGGGACGCCTCCTGGTGGGTACGCCGGGCGGCGGCCGCCTCGCTGGCACGCCTGGGCGACGACGGCGTGGCGACCGTCAGGCGGGCGGCGGAGACCCATCCCGACCGGGCCGCCCGCGACATGGCCGTGCAGGTTCTTCTAGAGACGGGTGTGCTTGACCCAGCCGCCGCCCGTCTGGTCAAGGGGGTGGCCTGATCCGTGTGGGACGTGCCGCTGACGCTCTACCAGTACATGCTGCTGGTCTACTTCTCCGGGCTCAACCTGTTGTATGGGCTGTTCTGCTGCGTCGGGCTGCGCGCGAGCGTGATCATCTTCGCCAGGGAGTTCTCCCAGGGCAGCCTGCGTGACCTGCTCGAGCGGGACGTCTACAAGCCGGTCTCCGTCCTGGTGCCGGCCTACGACGAGGAGGTGAGCATCGTCGGGAGCGTCCGCTCCCTCCTTGCCCTCCAGTTCCCGGAGTTCGAGGTCATCGTGGTCTCCGACGGCTCGACCGACCAGACGATGCAGCGGCTCATCGACGCCTTCGCGCTGGCGGAGCAGCCATGGGCCACCCGCCAGGACCTGCCGACCGCCCCGATCCGCCGCACCTTCCGCTCGCTCACCCATCCGCACCTGGTGGTGGTCGACAAGGAGAACGGCGGCAAGGCCGACGCCTTGAACGCCGGCCTCAACCTCGCCCGCTACCCGTTGTTCGCCGCGGTCGACGCCGACTCCATGCTGGACGCCGAGGCGATCCTGCGGGCCACCCGCCTGTTCGTCGAGGACGAGACCCTGGTGGCGGTGGGGGGGACCATCCGGCCCCTCAACGCCGCCGTCGTGCGGGACGGGCGCGTGACCGACCTCGTCATGCCGAAGCGCTGGCTCGAGCGCTTCCAGATCCTCGAGTACGCCCGCGCCTTCTTCACCGGCCGGTCCGGGTGGAGCCACTTCAAGAGCCTGCTCATCATCTCCGGAGCCTTCGGGCTGTTCCGGCGGACCGCGGTCCTGGAGGCCGGCGGCTTCCTGGTCGGGACGGTGAGCGAGGACATGGAGCTCGTGGTCCGG
It encodes the following:
- a CDS encoding response regulator; amino-acid sequence: MTQTPRTTDARILVVDDERVNVILLERILQQDGYSKVRSTSDAYKAAALYDEFEPDLVLLDLHMPGLDGFAVMEQLESRTPRDTFLPIIILTADIRPEVKRRALAAGAKDFVTKPFDRTEVLLRIQNLLETRFLHLRLDRQVVRQGQGT
- a CDS encoding glycosyltransferase gives rise to the protein MWDVPLTLYQYMLLVYFSGLNLLYGLFCCVGLRASVIIFAREFSQGSLRDLLERDVYKPVSVLVPAYDEEVSIVGSVRSLLALQFPEFEVIVVSDGSTDQTMQRLIDAFALAEQPWATRQDLPTAPIRRTFRSLTHPHLVVVDKENGGKADALNAGLNLARYPLFAAVDADSMLDAEAILRATRLFVEDETLVAVGGTIRPLNAAVVRDGRVTDLVMPKRWLERFQILEYARAFFTGRSGWSHFKSLLIISGAFGLFRRTAVLEAGGFLVGTVSEDMELVVRLHKHFLRERKPYNIRFTPDPICWTEVPADLGTLRRQRNRWHRGLCETLWKHKDMLFNPRYGRLGMVAVPYFWFFEALSPLVEMSGYVIVVIGMLTGFISPRFAILFVLLAVLYGMLLSQLAAGVEVFLSNRYPRMRDRVVIFVAAFFEFLGYRQFLAFERTLATIQVQWKKGQWGKMRRTGVQGPPPGRLVPVDGGGPAGDPAGEPKPKAHV
- a CDS encoding HEAT repeat domain-containing protein, with translation MWRRYGDAAYTLVTLAIFGFETLALGWLSLSFLLGRATGIASTRVEGVLLATVTSTASALALLGLYLLTYHFTSSLRDRWHVERLDQWTERWIALALEDVPAEAAADTPRLRRLPRAAVDAVLSLLEVVKGDEGDRLKAVLERHGVDRLFLRQLQKGHLAARLDAIEGLGKARLPQALDPLLSLLQHPKPVVRRMAVRAAAGTLATMAPEPGRDGPAGRFIQALQGASLQPGVVQESLLLLETRAGVVLRDLMAEPDLDDSLRWVVLETTGRLGLADMAEEVAASTVHPDPELRAAAFRALHRLGSVPEGAQASLLAALDDEVDFVRVQAAHAAAFLSAGAVLPALESRLGDASWWVRRAAAASLARLGDDGVATVRRAAETHPDRAARDMAVQVLLETGVLDPAAARLVKGVA